TTCTTGACTTCCAGAACCTTCTCACCGACTTCAACCTCTTCCTTGTCCACCTCAAGAATAACTTCCTTACCGACCATGCGGCAGGCCAGATCAGCCTTTGAAGTAATTTTCTCACGGGGAACTTCGGCATCGATATTACCACGGCGCAGAATTGCGACTTCATCGGCAATTGCCAGAACTTCCTCCAGCTTATGGCTGATGAAGACCACGGACTTGCCCTGGCGGGTCATAGCCCAAAGCGCTTCAAAAAGCCTGAAAGCCTCGCGGGGAGTAAGAACAGCTGTTGGTTCATCAAAAATGAGCACTCTGCTCTCACGGTAAAGAAGCTTGAGAATCTCGACGCGCTGTTTTTCACCCATGGAAAGAGTTGAGACTTTGGCGGAAGGATCAATCTCCAGCTCATAATCTTCAGCAAGCTTACGCACCCGCTCTTCCATCTCTCTGGGGTTGACAAAAAAACTGCCTTCCTGCCCAAGCAGCACGTTCTGGGCCACAGTCATAGTGTCAACCAGCATGAAGTGCTGGTACACCATACCGACTCCGGCATTGATGGCATCCTTCGAATTGGAAAAATCAACACGCTGGCCATCAACTTCAATATAACCTTCGTCAGGGCGAAAACGTCCGGCAAGCATGGACATAAGAGTACTTTTACCCGCTCCGTTCTCACCGAGCAAAGCCTTGATCCGGCCGGGGTAAAGGTCGAGTGAAATTTTGTTGTTGGCAATAACCTTGCCGAAGCGTTTGGTGATGCCCTTCAGAGAAATGATCGGTTCACAACCTTCGAACCCGACTGCCTTCTGAGATTCTGGACGGGTGAAATCCTGATGTGCGCTCATAATACCACCTATCCT
Above is a genomic segment from Maridesulfovibrio sp. containing:
- a CDS encoding ABC transporter ATP-binding protein, producing MSAHQDFTRPESQKAVGFEGCEPIISLKGITKRFGKVIANNKISLDLYPGRIKALLGENGAGKSTLMSMLAGRFRPDEGYIEVDGQRVDFSNSKDAINAGVGMVYQHFMLVDTMTVAQNVLLGQEGSFFVNPREMEERVRKLAEDYELEIDPSAKVSTLSMGEKQRVEILKLLYRESRVLIFDEPTAVLTPREAFRLFEALWAMTRQGKSVVFISHKLEEVLAIADEVAILRRGNIDAEVPREKITSKADLACRMVGKEVILEVDKEEVEVGEKVLEVKNMTGIGLRDISLDVHKGEVVAIVGVAGNGQQELVEGVCGMRKPPKDTIFIMGKPWRKFFADMTWNNSMSYIPEDRLDLATARNLDLVDNLLLTTRQGFSAGPILQHEKASKVAKELVEEYDVRPGRIHALAWQLSGGNLQKMVLARELYRQPHLIVAEQPTQGLDISATEEVWNRLLKAREIAGVLLITGDLGEALQLADRVAVMYCGQIMDEFSVKDKSKVDNIGLLMAGVRE